A genome region from Streptomyces finlayi includes the following:
- a CDS encoding FAD-dependent oxidoreductase, with product MRDHVGNRAVVLGGSVAGSLAARVLAEFYHDVVVVDRDTVLGVSTTRKGAPHTRHAHGLHARGHLILEELFPGFTEDMSRKGYPVGDLGEMRWYFNGRRLPYTKTGLLSVTPTRPILEHEIRTRVAALPNVTYLERHDILGLLATPDNGRVVGARVRPRDGADEEAVLDADLVVDATGRGSRTPVWLAEMGYERPAESRVRIGLAYTTRFYRRVPGSFEDTWSINPVASPDHPRGAFFGLSDEDRCIVSLTGILGDHPPTDPEGFLEFARSLSVPDVYEGIKDAEPLDDPTSFGFPASVRRHYERLRRFPDGLTVLGDAVCSFNPVYGQGMSVAAWEAMTLRRHLRGARFDARTHLRALGKVVDNPWEVSAGGDLAFPGVEGRRTAKVTIGNAYVGRVQHAASKDPEVAKGFMRVAGLIDPPTALMRPRMMARVLRASRGMTSPAGDVPATAPQPPDKRLPDAA from the coding sequence ATGCGCGACCACGTCGGAAACAGGGCCGTCGTTCTCGGCGGGAGCGTCGCCGGGAGCCTGGCTGCTCGAGTGCTCGCCGAGTTCTACCACGATGTCGTGGTGGTGGACCGGGACACCGTGCTCGGCGTCTCAACCACCCGCAAGGGCGCCCCGCACACCCGCCATGCCCACGGCCTGCACGCACGCGGGCACCTGATCCTCGAGGAGCTGTTCCCCGGTTTCACCGAGGACATGTCGCGAAAGGGCTACCCGGTCGGCGATCTCGGTGAGATGCGGTGGTACTTCAACGGCCGCCGACTGCCGTACACGAAGACTGGACTGCTCTCGGTCACCCCGACCCGGCCGATACTCGAACACGAGATCCGCACCCGCGTCGCCGCCCTGCCGAACGTCACCTACCTGGAGCGGCACGACATCCTCGGTCTGCTGGCCACCCCGGACAACGGCCGGGTCGTCGGAGCGCGGGTGCGCCCGCGGGACGGAGCCGACGAGGAGGCGGTTCTCGACGCGGACCTCGTCGTGGACGCGACCGGCCGTGGCTCGCGGACCCCGGTGTGGCTGGCGGAGATGGGCTACGAGCGCCCTGCGGAGAGCCGGGTGAGGATCGGGCTCGCCTACACGACCCGCTTCTACCGCCGGGTCCCCGGCTCGTTCGAGGACACGTGGTCGATCAACCCGGTCGCCTCCCCCGACCATCCCCGCGGCGCGTTCTTCGGCCTGTCCGACGAGGACAGGTGCATCGTGTCCCTGACCGGCATCCTCGGCGACCACCCGCCGACCGACCCCGAGGGTTTCCTGGAGTTCGCCCGTTCGCTGTCCGTGCCGGACGTGTACGAGGGCATCAAGGACGCCGAGCCGCTCGACGACCCGACTTCCTTCGGGTTCCCGGCCAGCGTGCGGCGCCACTACGAGCGGTTGCGCCGCTTCCCGGACGGCCTCACCGTGCTCGGCGACGCCGTGTGCAGCTTCAACCCCGTCTACGGCCAGGGTATGAGCGTGGCGGCCTGGGAAGCCATGACGCTCCGCCGCCATCTTCGCGGGGCGCGGTTCGACGCTCGGACCCACCTCCGGGCGCTCGGCAAGGTCGTGGACAACCCGTGGGAGGTCTCCGCAGGCGGCGACCTCGCCTTCCCGGGGGTCGAGGGCAGGCGCACGGCGAAGGTCACCATTGGCAACGCCTACGTGGGCCGCGTGCAGCACGCGGCCTCGAAGGACCCGGAGGTGGCCAAGGGCTTCATGCGGGTCGCCGGTCTCATCGACCCACCGACCGCGCTCATGAGACCGCGGATGATGGCCCGCGTCCTGCGTGCCTCACGCGGTATGACGAGTCCGGCCGGCGACGTGCCCGCCACGGCGCCCCAGCCGCCCGACAAGCGACTCCCCGACGCCGCGTAG
- a CDS encoding NAD-dependent epimerase/dehydratase family protein, which yields MSRRTAQRVLVTGGTGFVGHHLVERLRDQGDDVTVFDVAAPHGGPPDGVRMAEGDLRDEAALERAARGTDVIYHLAAVVGVDQYLARPLDVIDINFSGTRNVLGAATRADAKVVLASTSEVFGKNPAVPWPEGGDRVLGSTESDRWSYSSSKALAEHLTFAFARQHGLAATIVRYFNVYGPRQRPAYVVSRSVHRALNNRPLVVYDRGRQTRCFTFIDDAVSGTILAADEPAATGEVFNIGSMTETAIGSVVGLIAELTGTTSVLDVDTATALGKSYEDLGRRVPDNAKAGRILDWRPETSLRDGLIKTVEWARASDWWLALPDSGAE from the coding sequence ATGAGCCGCCGCACAGCGCAACGCGTCCTCGTCACCGGCGGTACCGGATTCGTCGGCCACCACCTGGTCGAACGGCTGCGCGACCAGGGTGACGACGTGACCGTGTTCGACGTCGCGGCCCCGCACGGCGGCCCGCCCGACGGGGTGCGGATGGCCGAGGGCGACCTGCGCGACGAAGCCGCCCTCGAACGGGCCGCCCGCGGCACGGACGTCATCTACCACCTCGCGGCGGTGGTCGGCGTCGACCAGTACCTGGCCCGCCCGCTCGACGTCATCGACATCAACTTCTCGGGCACCCGCAACGTCCTCGGCGCCGCCACGCGGGCGGACGCGAAGGTCGTGCTCGCCTCCACCAGCGAGGTCTTCGGCAAGAACCCGGCGGTCCCGTGGCCGGAGGGCGGTGACAGGGTCCTGGGCTCCACCGAGTCCGACCGGTGGTCCTATTCGTCGAGCAAGGCGCTGGCCGAACACCTCACCTTCGCCTTCGCGCGCCAGCACGGTCTAGCGGCGACGATCGTGCGCTACTTCAACGTCTACGGACCGCGCCAGCGTCCGGCGTACGTCGTCAGCCGCTCGGTGCACCGCGCCCTCAACAACCGCCCGCTGGTGGTGTACGACCGGGGCCGGCAGACCCGCTGCTTCACGTTCATCGACGACGCGGTGTCGGGCACGATCCTCGCCGCGGACGAACCGGCCGCGACCGGCGAGGTGTTCAACATCGGCAGCATGACCGAGACGGCCATCGGCTCGGTGGTCGGCCTCATCGCCGAGCTCACCGGCACGACGTCCGTCCTGGACGTCGACACCGCCACCGCCCTCGGGAAGTCGTACGAGGACCTCGGACGCCGCGTACCGGACAACGCCAAGGCGGGCCGGATCCTGGACTGGCGGCCGGAGACCTCCCTGCGGGACGGGTTGATCAAGACCGTCGAGTGGGCGCGGGCCAGCGACTGGTGGCTAGCCCTGCCCGACAGCGGCGCCGAATGA
- a CDS encoding NAD(P)/FAD-dependent oxidoreductase, whose protein sequence is MSTEDEFDVVVIGGGPGGSATAGLLAKRGHSVLVIEREKFPRYHIGESLITGLMPTLEELGLLERLEAMGFTKKYGGTLLWGKNQGTWGFRFQESALYEHAYQVRRADFDALLLGRARELGVTVVEEATVRSPVFDGERVVGVTYTEKGSKEVRTARSKMLVDASGQTHLLGREFDLVRYHDDLRNIATWAYWQGCNLYGGTKAGDIVAENRPSGWFWFIPLHDGTVSVGYVTPIDEYKASGKTLEELYAEEMANTEEIKTLMAGARRVTGFRNIKDWSYTCERFHGPGWALVGDAAAFIDPLLSTGVTLALRGARALADAIDETLSDPSAEKEILDWYEHSYRSFLDSVLTFVRFFYDRTRNKEDYWDKAQEQIDPDRLRPREMDFARMLSGLTGIDDIFHKRKAA, encoded by the coding sequence ATGAGCACAGAGGACGAGTTCGACGTCGTGGTGATCGGTGGTGGTCCAGGAGGTTCGGCGACCGCGGGTCTGCTGGCCAAGAGGGGCCACAGCGTGCTCGTGATCGAGCGTGAGAAGTTCCCGCGTTACCACATCGGTGAGTCGCTCATCACCGGTCTGATGCCCACCCTGGAGGAGCTCGGGCTCCTGGAGCGCCTGGAAGCGATGGGGTTCACCAAGAAGTACGGCGGCACCCTCCTGTGGGGCAAGAACCAGGGTACGTGGGGCTTTCGGTTCCAGGAGTCGGCCCTGTACGAACACGCCTACCAGGTGCGTCGCGCCGACTTTGACGCCCTGCTGCTCGGCCGCGCCCGTGAGCTCGGTGTGACAGTGGTGGAGGAGGCCACGGTCAGGAGCCCGGTCTTCGACGGTGAACGCGTGGTCGGCGTGACGTACACGGAGAAGGGCAGCAAGGAGGTCCGGACCGCGCGGAGCAAGATGCTCGTGGACGCCTCGGGGCAGACCCACCTGCTGGGCCGCGAGTTCGACCTGGTCCGCTACCACGACGACCTGCGGAACATCGCCACCTGGGCCTACTGGCAGGGTTGCAACCTCTACGGCGGAACCAAGGCCGGCGACATCGTGGCCGAGAACCGGCCGTCGGGCTGGTTCTGGTTCATCCCGCTGCACGATGGCACGGTCAGCGTCGGGTACGTCACGCCGATCGACGAGTACAAGGCGTCCGGCAAGACCCTCGAGGAGCTGTACGCCGAGGAGATGGCGAACACCGAGGAGATCAAGACCCTCATGGCCGGCGCACGCCGGGTCACGGGCTTCCGCAACATCAAGGACTGGTCCTACACCTGCGAGCGGTTCCACGGACCTGGCTGGGCGCTCGTCGGCGATGCCGCGGCGTTCATCGACCCGTTGCTGTCGACGGGAGTCACCCTGGCGCTGCGCGGAGCTCGGGCGCTGGCCGACGCGATCGACGAGACGCTGTCCGACCCTTCCGCGGAGAAGGAGATCCTCGACTGGTACGAGCACAGCTACCGGTCCTTCCTCGACTCCGTGCTGACCTTCGTACGGTTCTTCTACGACCGCACGAGGAACAAGGAGGACTACTGGGACAAGGCGCAGGAGCAGATCGACCCGGACAGGCTGCGTCCCCGGGAGATGGACTTCGCACGGATGCTGTCGGGGCTCACGGGCATCGACGACATCTTCCACAAGCGCAAGGCGGCCTGA
- the tpx gene encoding thiol peroxidase, whose product MNTVTSTERTGVATFRGNPVTLLGPEVAVGDRAPDFTVLGRDMAPVRFASLSGTTRVISAVPSLETPVCDLQTRRFNEAVAELGETSVLTVSVDLPPAQARWCGAAGVEHVRTLSDHRDLSFGLAYGVVIKEIRLLARAVFVVDATDTVVHAEYVREVGQPADLDAAIDAARRAETARRSAGRSA is encoded by the coding sequence ATGAACACCGTGACGAGCACCGAACGGACCGGGGTCGCGACCTTCCGCGGGAATCCGGTGACCTTGCTCGGTCCGGAGGTCGCTGTCGGCGACCGCGCGCCGGACTTCACCGTGCTGGGCCGCGACATGGCGCCGGTGCGCTTCGCCTCGCTGAGCGGCACCACGCGGGTGATCTCGGCGGTGCCGTCGCTGGAGACACCGGTCTGCGACCTGCAGACACGGCGCTTCAACGAGGCTGTGGCCGAACTCGGTGAGACATCCGTGCTGACTGTGTCGGTGGACCTGCCGCCGGCCCAGGCCCGCTGGTGCGGCGCGGCGGGGGTCGAGCACGTGCGGACCCTGTCCGACCACCGCGATCTCTCGTTCGGACTGGCCTACGGTGTGGTGATCAAGGAAATCCGCTTGCTGGCCCGCGCGGTGTTCGTGGTGGACGCCACGGACACGGTGGTCCACGCCGAGTACGTCCGGGAAGTCGGACAGCCCGCGGACCTCGACGCCGCGATCGACGCGGCCCGGAGAGCCGAGACCGCGCGCCGGTCCGCCGGTCGCTCCGCTTGA
- a CDS encoding acyltransferase family protein encodes MNETRPASARLPSLSGLGFVAICMVLVSHVGISLVLRVDPTAQTLWSYDYKLGVMGFTFFFVLTGFALTWVHEADVDARRFLRRRFARVFPAHLITITAALLLAVGAGVALSVWRTVPTLLLVQNWIPDQEVVLTGNPNGPTWALSCALLFYAMFPWTNRLVRRIRPERLWMPALASVVLLITVPLLATLLPAEPLLVNTPDSWLQTWFVGYLPVTRMLEFLLGVFVARMVATRRWHGPGVIVSVLLSVAGLVASASMHGESSGFAVTAVPLALLIAAVARRESAGRRTFFGSRPMTVLGQISFCAYLVHWVVISYGPIHTADPANWTRPLSLGGALGKSALTIVAVLLLGWLLSVLVERPALRLLGGRRKAEPLAEPVVVPLGDPRPGAGAP; translated from the coding sequence ATGAACGAAACGCGACCCGCGTCCGCCCGGCTCCCCTCCCTGTCTGGCTTAGGGTTCGTCGCCATCTGTATGGTCCTCGTCTCCCACGTCGGGATCTCACTCGTGCTGCGGGTCGATCCGACGGCCCAGACGTTGTGGTCGTACGACTACAAGCTGGGCGTGATGGGCTTCACCTTCTTCTTCGTCCTCACCGGGTTCGCCCTCACCTGGGTGCACGAAGCAGACGTCGACGCGCGCCGTTTCCTGCGAAGACGCTTCGCCCGGGTCTTCCCCGCCCACTTGATCACGATCACCGCCGCCCTGCTGCTGGCCGTCGGCGCCGGTGTCGCGCTGTCGGTCTGGCGAACAGTTCCCACCCTGCTGCTGGTGCAGAACTGGATACCGGACCAGGAGGTGGTGCTCACCGGAAACCCCAACGGTCCGACCTGGGCGCTCTCCTGCGCACTGCTGTTCTACGCGATGTTTCCGTGGACCAACCGGCTGGTGAGGCGGATTCGCCCCGAGAGGCTGTGGATGCCCGCGCTCGCCTCGGTTGTGCTGCTGATCACGGTTCCGCTCCTGGCCACGCTGCTCCCGGCCGAGCCGCTGCTGGTCAACACCCCCGACTCGTGGCTGCAGACCTGGTTCGTCGGGTACCTTCCCGTCACCAGGATGCTGGAGTTCCTGCTCGGCGTGTTCGTGGCGAGGATGGTGGCCACCCGGCGGTGGCACGGTCCCGGTGTCATCGTCTCGGTGCTGCTCTCGGTCGCCGGACTCGTCGCCAGCGCGTCGATGCACGGGGAGAGCTCGGGTTTCGCCGTGACCGCAGTGCCGCTCGCCCTGCTGATCGCCGCGGTGGCCCGGCGTGAGTCCGCGGGCCGGCGGACCTTCTTCGGCTCCCGGCCCATGACCGTGCTCGGCCAGATCTCCTTCTGCGCCTACCTGGTGCACTGGGTCGTCATCTCCTACGGCCCGATCCACACCGCCGACCCCGCCAACTGGACCAGGCCGCTGTCGCTCGGCGGCGCACTCGGGAAGTCCGCCCTCACGATCGTCGCCGTGCTCCTCCTGGGCTGGCTGCTGAGCGTCCTCGTCGAACGGCCGGCACTGCGGCTTCTGGGTGGCCGCAGGAAGGCCGAGCCGCTTGCCGAGCCGGTGGTGGTGCCGCTCGGCGACCCCCGGCCCGGGGCGGGGGCCCCGTAG
- a CDS encoding abortive infection protein, with protein MANEDRAILAANGSGLNYRGVAYDVGSNHQTGQGDLSRMVWSDELMRSEIDLVADGLNANSVTVYGTALDRVEAAVAYAVDRGLHVWLQPRLMDGAQQDVLDFIGVFGELAESFRTQGADIHLSIGCTHSIQTEGIMPGEFYHNRMGNAFPDADHHFLKPVGPIDREDIARKLNAFLTKAAAVGRATFQGGITYSGGPFEDVDWSLVDYIGLVEYYYPHPSREAYVEELNSYRKWGKPVMISEYGSFTYKGAHEKGLLGFDIVDRTVDPPMVFPDFVRDEQAQADFHLDSLRLFDELGIYSVAVTELVHPTHPHSTDPKYDLDTASMTITKSVRDDYFDVLSPYRAEPKESFRTIARYYGAVAERERLRAV; from the coding sequence GTGGCGAACGAAGACCGCGCGATACTCGCGGCGAACGGCAGCGGGCTGAACTACCGCGGGGTCGCCTACGACGTCGGTTCGAACCACCAGACCGGCCAGGGCGACCTGTCGCGCATGGTGTGGAGCGACGAGTTGATGCGCTCGGAGATCGACCTGGTGGCCGACGGGCTCAACGCCAACTCGGTGACCGTGTACGGCACCGCACTCGACCGGGTCGAGGCGGCGGTGGCCTACGCCGTCGACCGCGGCCTCCACGTGTGGCTGCAGCCGCGGCTCATGGACGGTGCGCAGCAGGACGTGCTGGACTTCATCGGTGTCTTCGGCGAGCTGGCCGAGTCGTTCCGCACGCAGGGCGCGGACATCCATCTCAGCATCGGATGCACGCACTCGATCCAGACCGAGGGCATCATGCCCGGCGAGTTCTACCACAACCGCATGGGCAACGCCTTCCCCGACGCCGACCACCACTTCCTGAAGCCGGTCGGCCCCATCGACCGCGAGGACATCGCACGCAAACTCAACGCCTTCCTCACGAAGGCGGCGGCCGTGGGGCGGGCGACGTTCCAGGGCGGGATCACCTACTCCGGCGGTCCCTTCGAGGACGTCGACTGGTCGCTCGTCGACTACATCGGCCTGGTGGAGTACTACTACCCGCACCCGTCGCGGGAGGCCTACGTCGAGGAGCTCAACTCGTACCGCAAGTGGGGCAAGCCCGTCATGATCTCCGAGTACGGCTCGTTCACGTACAAGGGCGCCCACGAGAAGGGGCTGCTGGGCTTCGACATCGTCGACCGCACGGTGGACCCCCCCATGGTGTTCCCCGACTTCGTCCGGGACGAGCAGGCCCAGGCGGACTTCCACCTGGATTCGCTGCGCCTGTTCGACGAGCTGGGCATCTACAGCGTCGCGGTGACCGAACTGGTCCATCCCACGCACCCGCACTCCACGGACCCGAAGTACGACCTGGACACCGCGTCGATGACGATCACGAAGTCGGTCCGCGACGACTACTTCGACGTCCTGTCGCCCTACCGGGCCGAGCCGAAGGAGTCCTTCCGCACGATCGCCCGCTACTACGGCGCTGTGGCCGAGCGGGAGCGCCTTCGGGCCGTCTAG
- a CDS encoding aldo/keto reductase, which produces MNRQIPFGRTGLRVGRLAVGTVNFGGRTDEPEARRILDSALAHGMNMIDTADMYGWRVHRGYTEELIGRWLAGSPHRRDDVIVATKVGERTGDGPNDRGLSAHHIVQGCEASLRRLGTDRIDLYQMHLYDPDVCWDVVWQAMDQLITQGKVRYVGSSNFAGWNIADAQHAARGRGMVGLVSEQCAYNLLTREPELEILPAAQAHGLATLVWAPLHGGLLSGALRKAREGTGAKSAQGRAVSALSVNRPAVERYEQFCAELGRDPAEVGLAWLLSRPGALVPVIGPRTAGQVEGALQALETELSPGELLELEKIFPPVGHGGPAPRAWID; this is translated from the coding sequence GTGAACCGGCAGATCCCCTTCGGCCGCACCGGACTGCGGGTCGGAAGGCTGGCGGTCGGCACCGTGAATTTCGGCGGACGTACCGACGAGCCGGAGGCGCGCCGGATCCTCGACTCCGCGCTGGCGCACGGTATGAACATGATCGACACCGCCGACATGTACGGGTGGCGCGTACACCGGGGATACACCGAGGAACTGATCGGCCGGTGGCTGGCCGGCTCGCCCCATCGCCGTGACGACGTCATCGTCGCGACCAAGGTCGGCGAGCGGACGGGCGACGGTCCCAACGACCGTGGCCTGTCGGCCCACCACATCGTCCAGGGCTGCGAGGCGTCCCTGCGCCGTCTCGGCACCGACAGGATCGACCTCTACCAGATGCACCTCTACGATCCGGACGTCTGCTGGGACGTGGTGTGGCAGGCCATGGACCAGCTGATCACCCAGGGCAAGGTGCGCTATGTCGGGTCGTCGAACTTCGCCGGGTGGAACATCGCCGACGCACAGCACGCGGCACGCGGGCGTGGCATGGTCGGGCTGGTCTCGGAGCAGTGCGCGTACAACCTCCTCACCCGGGAACCCGAGTTGGAGATACTGCCCGCCGCCCAGGCACACGGACTCGCCACGCTGGTGTGGGCCCCGCTCCACGGCGGGCTGCTGAGCGGGGCACTGCGCAAGGCGCGGGAAGGAACGGGGGCCAAGTCGGCGCAAGGGCGCGCCGTCTCGGCACTGTCCGTGAACCGGCCCGCCGTCGAGCGCTACGAGCAGTTCTGCGCGGAACTGGGGCGCGACCCCGCGGAGGTCGGGCTGGCCTGGCTGCTCTCGCGGCCGGGCGCGCTGGTCCCGGTGATCGGGCCCCGAACCGCCGGTCAGGTCGAGGGCGCCCTCCAGGCGCTCGAGACGGAGTTGTCGCCGGGGGAGCTCCTCGAACTGGAGAAGATCTTTCCGCCGGTCGGTCACGGTGGCCCCGCGCCGCGCGCGTGGATCGACTGA
- a CDS encoding alcohol dehydrogenase catalytic domain-containing protein — protein sequence MKAVVIPEVGGTWEVREVPTPAPGPGEVLIRVLASGVCWNDVQAARGVLPFPSTSPAIPGHEPVGEVVGLGSGVTSRSVGDLVGVTWIRGTCGECDYCALGAPLSARAAFLCAAPVSTGFTVQGGHAEYLAVRAEETVRIPDGVAPEQAAPVLCAGYAALSALRAARALPHERVAVLGVGALGHLALQFSRAAGHETVAITSSPDKHGIAAELGAASVVADGAGLLAAGGADVVLATGRSYAATADAMAGLRPGGRLVLAGIDTAEAFTLPPQLPFFGLGQSIVGATHDGTPILEDALALVASGAVRPVVEVFEADRIAEAVDRVAKGEVRFRAVVRY from the coding sequence ATGAAGGCAGTCGTGATCCCGGAGGTGGGCGGCACCTGGGAGGTCCGCGAGGTCCCTACGCCCGCCCCCGGCCCTGGCGAGGTGCTCATCCGGGTGCTCGCCAGCGGAGTGTGCTGGAACGACGTGCAGGCCGCCAGGGGAGTCCTGCCGTTCCCGTCGACCAGCCCGGCGATTCCCGGCCACGAGCCGGTCGGTGAGGTCGTCGGGCTGGGTTCGGGCGTCACGAGCCGGTCGGTCGGCGACCTCGTCGGCGTCACCTGGATACGCGGTACCTGCGGCGAGTGCGACTACTGCGCGCTCGGCGCGCCACTGTCCGCACGGGCCGCCTTCCTCTGCGCGGCGCCGGTCTCCACCGGGTTCACCGTGCAGGGCGGGCACGCCGAATACCTCGCCGTGCGGGCAGAGGAGACCGTCCGCATCCCCGACGGCGTCGCCCCGGAGCAGGCTGCCCCGGTGCTGTGCGCCGGATACGCGGCCCTCAGCGCCCTGCGCGCCGCACGGGCCCTTCCGCACGAGAGGGTCGCGGTGCTCGGCGTCGGCGCCCTCGGACATCTCGCCCTGCAGTTCTCCCGCGCGGCCGGCCACGAGACGGTGGCGATCACCTCGTCCCCGGACAAGCACGGCATCGCCGCGGAGCTCGGCGCTGCCTCGGTCGTTGCGGACGGGGCCGGTCTGCTCGCGGCAGGCGGCGCGGACGTCGTGCTGGCCACCGGGCGCTCCTACGCCGCGACGGCCGACGCGATGGCCGGTCTGCGTCCCGGCGGGAGACTGGTGCTCGCCGGAATCGACACCGCCGAGGCCTTCACCCTTCCACCGCAGCTGCCGTTCTTCGGGCTCGGACAGAGCATCGTCGGCGCCACCCACGACGGCACGCCCATCCTCGAGGACGCGCTCGCGCTTGTCGCCTCCGGTGCGGTGCGACCGGTCGTCGAGGTCTTCGAAGCGGACCGGATCGCCGAGGCGGTGGACAGGGTGGCCAAGGGAGAGGTCCGGTTCCGCGCTGTCGTCCGCTACTGA
- a CDS encoding class I SAM-dependent methyltransferase encodes MGDGTTLCQTCEDVAVVEFLPLGMQPACLFLEDATEAANEQAWPLDLGFCPRCSLVQIMEPVSERILFSGDYHHIAGLTGGYREHLRGLADELARLHGPGSGSREPSVVEIGSNDGSLLDELAVRGFKVLGVDPNGVESPGGSPVVKEYFSSEVAARMLSDSGPADMVVALNTFAHITNMHDFLSGVRSVLGDNGVFVSESHYLPDLLESLQYDFAYHEHSRYYSLTSLQAAFEPHGLEVFRIERIPTHGGSIRVHAGFKGVHAEHESVAALRDYEDTLELTDATVYRQFAARVEDHRDRLRDLLGELTRDGARIAAASSPARAVTLLNYCSLGPAEIDFISEISPRKIGRLSPGTHIPIVHQDQLCGPGQPEYALLLSWHIADELITRLRQEGFTGKFVVPLPEPRVIS; translated from the coding sequence GTGGGTGACGGTACAACGCTCTGCCAGACATGCGAGGACGTCGCAGTCGTGGAGTTCCTGCCACTCGGCATGCAGCCCGCCTGTCTCTTCCTGGAAGACGCGACGGAAGCCGCGAACGAACAGGCCTGGCCGCTCGACCTCGGATTCTGTCCGCGGTGCAGCCTGGTTCAGATCATGGAACCGGTCAGCGAGCGCATCCTATTCTCGGGCGACTACCACCACATCGCCGGGCTGACCGGTGGGTACCGGGAGCACCTGCGGGGACTCGCGGACGAGCTGGCGAGGCTCCACGGCCCTGGCTCCGGATCGCGCGAACCCTCCGTCGTCGAGATCGGGAGCAACGACGGCAGTCTTCTCGACGAGCTGGCCGTACGCGGGTTCAAGGTCCTCGGGGTCGATCCCAACGGAGTGGAGTCACCCGGCGGATCACCAGTCGTCAAGGAGTACTTCAGCTCCGAGGTCGCGGCGCGGATGCTGTCGGACAGCGGTCCGGCGGACATGGTCGTCGCGCTCAACACGTTCGCCCACATCACGAACATGCACGACTTCCTGAGCGGAGTGCGTTCCGTACTGGGCGACAACGGTGTGTTCGTGTCCGAGTCCCACTACCTGCCCGACCTGCTCGAGTCCCTGCAGTACGATTTCGCCTACCACGAGCATTCGAGGTACTACTCCCTGACATCGCTCCAGGCCGCGTTCGAACCGCACGGACTCGAGGTGTTCCGCATCGAGCGGATTCCCACCCACGGGGGATCGATCCGCGTGCACGCCGGCTTCAAGGGCGTGCACGCCGAGCATGAGTCCGTCGCCGCCCTACGGGACTACGAGGACACTCTCGAACTCACGGACGCGACGGTCTACCGGCAGTTCGCCGCTCGTGTGGAGGATCACCGCGACCGCCTGCGGGACCTGCTGGGCGAGCTGACGCGCGATGGTGCGCGGATCGCGGCCGCCTCCTCGCCGGCACGGGCGGTCACCCTGCTGAACTACTGCTCGCTGGGGCCGGCGGAGATCGACTTCATCTCCGAGATCAGTCCGCGCAAGATTGGCAGGCTGTCCCCCGGCACCCACATTCCGATCGTCCATCAGGACCAGCTGTGCGGTCCCGGACAGCCGGAGTACGCCTTGCTGCTGTCGTGGCACATCGCCGACGAGCTGATCACCCGCCTGCGCCAGGAGGGGTTCACTGGAAAGTTCGTCGTCCCGCTCCCCGAGCCGCGGGTGATCAGCTGA